From the genome of Thermaerobacter marianensis DSM 12885:
GGTGGGGCGCCAGCACCCGCCAGTAGAACGCGAGAACCGTGGCGGCCGCCAGGCCCACGGCCACCGTGCGCCCCAGCCGGCCCAGCAGCGCCACCGCCGGCCTCGGCCCGCGGGTGCGCTTGAGGAAGGCCAGCAGGATGCGCCCGCCGTCTAAAGGGAGGGCGGGCAGCAGGTTGAAGAGGGCCATGGCCAGGTTGGCGGCCTGGAAGGGGGCGACCCACGGTCCTGCCAGCCAGCCGGCCTGGTGCAGGGCGATGCTGAGGGCGAGGAGCAGCAGGTTGTTGAGGGGACCGGCCAGGGCCACGACGGCTTCCACCAGCGGCTCGCGGCGCCCGGGGCCGCGGATGTCCACCACGGCGCCGTAGGGGAGCAGTTCGATGCGGGCGATCTCCAGACCGCACAGGCGGGCCGCCACCAGGTGGGCCAGCTCGTGGGTCGCCAGCACGGCCAGCAGGAGGAGCAGCTGCCCCGGCAATCCCAGGGCGGCCGCCAGGGCCACCAGGACCAGCAGCAGCGGATGGACGAACACGGCCACGCCCAGGATGCTGCCCAGGTGCAGGGGCCCTCGCCTCCTCGCAGGCGGGTACGGGCGCCGCCGGCCGGCGGCCACGGGCCAGGGCGGGCCGCAGCGCGCGACGGCGCCAGGCCCCGTCGCGGGCGGGGTGGGGCGGCACGGCGCGGTGTGGCATCGCGGAGGCGCCGGCACCGCGCCACGTGCCTTGCATCCCCGCTAGGCCTCCGGCGGCGGCAGGTGCAGTTCGGGGTCCACCGCCTGGCCGCGGCGCCGCATCTCGAAGTGCAGGTGCGGCCCGGCTCCCTCGCCCTCCGCCGCCACCGCGGCCAGCACCTGGCCCGCCGTCACCACATCCCGGTCGCGGACCACCACGTGGTCGACCGCGGCGTAGCGCGTCGCCCAGCCGCCCCCGTGGTCCACCTCCACCATCCAGCCCAGCCCGGCGCGGTCGTACCAGACCCGCGTGACCACCCCGCCCGCCGCGGCCCGGACGGCCGTCCCCGCCCGGGCCGCGATGTCGATCCCTTCGTGGAAGCGCGGGGCGTCACCGTCGTCCAGCTGCCAGCCGAAGGGCTCGGTGACCCGGCCCGTCACGGGCCAGCGCCATCCCGGTTCCCAGGGGCCGGCGCCGGAGGGCCCGGCCCCGCCGGAACCGCCGCCCGCGGCGCCCGAGCGGGCGTCGCCCTCGCCGGTGGCGGTACCGCCGCCCGAGCCGGAGCCGCCGCCACCGCCCGCCGTGTCGTCAGAAGGACCGGCGCCCCCGGGGCCGGCCGGGCCGGTCCCGGCCGGACCGGTTGCGGAGGCGGCACCGTTGCCGCCCGGGGTACCGCCGCTGCCGGCCGGGGGGCTGGATGCGCCGCCGCCGGGGAGGCCGGCGCCGGCCCTCGACCCGCCGGCCGCGGGGACGCCTGGCGTGGCCGCCCCCCCGGCGCCGGCGGCGCCGGGGGCACCCTGGAGGGCCGGCGGATCGCGGCCGGCCGGATCCGAGCCGGGAAGGCTGCTTGGGTCTTCGCCGGGCAGGCCGGCCGGGCCCGACCCGCCCGCCCCGGTGGCGCCGGCCCCGGCGGGGTCCGGCGCCACCGGGGCCAGGGCGGGCACGCTGGCGCCGGGGGCGCCGGCGCCCTCCGCGCCGGCGCCCCCGGCGCCGTCCTGCTCGCGTCCCAGGACGGCCACCTGCAGCCATCCGCCGCCGGGGATCCACTCCATCCAGCGGGCCACCTGGGGCCGGTCCAGCCAGTTGGCCGTCACGAGCCCTTCCGCCGCCCGCGCCCAGGCGTCACCGGCCGCTCCCGGCAGCCAGCGCCCGGCTACCAGCACGACGGCCAGGAACACGGGAATCCACCAAGCCGAACCCTGGCCCGCACCCGGCATCCATCCTCCCCGCGGCGGGGCGAGGGGCGGGCCCCCGTCCGGGACGTCCGGCCCGCCCGGTGGAACGCCGTTGCCTGCGCCCGGGGAAACCATGGCCGTCCCTCCCCGGCGCAGTATATGGATGGCCGCCCCATCCCTATGCTCGCCGGGCCCACACCGGCGCCCGGCCCGGCAGGCCGGCACCCGGCGGCGGGGCAAGGCCGCCGGGCCCGGGGAGGACGGTCTTGCATCCCCTGACGGCGGCGGGGAAGGGGCCGGCGAAGACACCCTGACGACGCCCCATGGTGGTCCGGCTGGAGGTCAGAAGAGGATCTTGTGCCGCCGGGCGTAGGCGCTCATCAGCAGGCCGAGCCCGAGGCAGTTGGTCATGAGGTTGCTGCCGCCGTAACTGATGAAGGGCAGCGGCAGGCCGGTGATGGGCATGAGCCCTACCGTCATGCCGGCGTTGATGATGAAGTGGGTCGCCAGCATGGACACCACCCCGGCCCCGAGGAGCATGCCGTAGGTGTCGGCGGCCTGGGTGGCGTCGTGCAGGGCGCGCAAGAGCAGCGCCAGCAACAGCAGCACCAGCACGGTGATGCCCACGAAGCCCAGGGTTTCGGCGGCCACGGCGAAGATGAAGTCCGTCTGGGGCTCGGGCAGGAAGCTGGTGGCCGTCTGGCTGGTGCCGGTCAGTCCCTGGCCGAAGAGCCGCCCGTTGCCCACGGCCAGGCGCGCCTGCAACACGTGATAGCCGGCGCCCAGCCCGTTCTGCCCGTCGTTGTAGGGGTTGATGAACACCACCAGGCGCATCAGCTGGTGGGGTTCCAGGAAGGAGATCTTGTCGGGGAAACGAAGCTGCGCCCACACCAGAGCGACGGCAGCACCCAGGCCCCCCAGCGCCAGGGCCAGCAGCCGACCGGCGGGATAGCCCGCCATGAGCAGCATGCCGCCCGCGATGCCGAGGAACACCAGCACGGTGCCCAGGTCAGGCTGCTTGAGGACCAGCAGCGCCGGGGGCACCACCATCGCCGCCACCGGCACCAGGTCCAGCCAGGTCCACGGGCGGTCTTCGTGGCGGGCGAGCCAGTCGGCCAGCACCAGGATCAGGATGGGCTTGACGAACTCCGCCGGCTGGATGCTGATGGGACCGGTCTGGATCCAGCAGCGGCAGCCGTTGATCTCCGGCGCCACGGCCAGCATGGCCGCCAGCCCTGCCAGGGCCCCGCCGTAGAGGTACCACTGCAGGCGCGGAAGGGTGCGGTAGTCGACCCACAAGGTCACGGCCAGCATCAGCGCCAGCCCGACCACCGCGAAGATCGCCTGCTTCTCCACCAGGTCGATCATGCCGCGGGCCCGCACCGCCACGGAGATCAGCACCAGCCCGAAGGCCATGAGGACCATGACCAGGGCGATCAGCGGGATGTCCAGGGTTTTCAGCAGGCGGCGGTCCAGCAAGCCCACGGGCCCTTCCCTCCTTTGCCGGCTGAGGCGGCATGCCGGCGGGCACGGTGCGGCTGGCCGAGCGCCGGCCGCGGCCCAGCGCGACCTGGTCCCGTGCCCTTCCCCATGATAGCAGCCGGCCCCCCCACCCTGCCGGTGGCGCTCCCCCCAGACTCAGGCCTTCTCCTCGCCGGCCACCAGCGGCCGCCGGCGCACGGCCCGCACGGGAATGGTCGCCACCAGGGCCACCGCCGCCGCCTCCCGATGCAGGCTGACCTCCATGGCGGACCGGTCGACCTCCAGATAGCGGGAGATGGCGCGGATCAGGTCGTCCTTGAGCGCCTCCATCAACTCCGGCTCCATGTCGACCCGGTCGTGGACCAGCATGAGCTTGAGCCGTTCCCGGGCGATGTCCTTGCTGGCCACCCGGCCCGCTCCCCAGCCGGCGCCTGCGCCGGAGTAGGTCCCCCCGTTGGCGGAACCGCTGCCCCGGACCGCCCCGCCGGGCCCGCCTCCCATCCCGGCACCGCCGCGCCCCAGGACGCGCGCCAGTAGCTGGATCACCCGTCATCCCTCCCCCGCCGCCTCACGCGCCGCCCAGCAGCCGCCGCAGCCGCCCCAACAGGCCGTGGTCTTCCTTGAAGTCGGGGAAGGGAACCTGCTCGCCCAAAAGGCGCCGGACGATGTCCCGGTACGCGCGGCCGGCGCGGCTGCGCTCGTGGGCCACCACGGGCTCGCCGCGGTTGGTGGAGTCGACCACCTGCTCGTCCTCCGGCACCACGCCGATCAGCTCCACGGCCAGCACGTCCAGCACGTCGTCCACGCCCATCTGCCGGCCCTGCTGGACCATGTCCGGCCGCAGCCGGTTGACGATGAGCCGCGGCGCCGGCAAGCCCTCGGCATCCAGCAGGCCGATGACGCGGTCGGCGTCGCGGACCGACGACACGTCGGGCGTGCACACCACCAGGGCCTCCTGGGCGCCGGCGACGGCATTGCGGAAACCCTGCTCGATGCCGGCCGGGCTGTCGACCAGCACGTAGTCGAACTCCTGGGCCAGCTCCTGGCACAGCGCCTTGAACTGCTCGGGCCGCACGGCCGTCTTGTCCTTGGTCTGGGCCGCCGGCAGGAGGAACAAGCCCTCGAACCGCTTGTCCTTGATCAGCGCCTGGCGCAGCCGGCAATAGCCCTCGATGACGTCGACCAGGTCGTAGACGATGCGGTTCTCCAGGCCCATCACCACGTCCAGGTTACGCAGGCCGATGTCCGCGTCGACCAGCACCACCCGCTTGCCCATCATGGCCAGCGCCGTGCCCAGGTTGGCGGTGGTGGTGGTCTTGCCGACCCCGCCCTTGCCCGAGGTCACGACCAGCGTCGTTCCCAAGGCGTCCCCTCCTTCGTTGCGGGCTTCACCCCGCCGCCCGCGGGTCCCGCTGGCGCTGCCAGAACCAGCGGGCCGGATCGAAGGGCTCGATCACCACGTACCCGTTGCGGACGAACGCGATCTCCGGGCCCCGCCCCGCGGCCGCCCACTCCCGGCCCGCCGCAACGGCCGGCGGCTCCCCGTCGGGCGCGCGGCCGATCCAGCGGGCGATGCGCAGCTGTACCGGCTCCATCACCAGGGACGCCACCACGGCGCCCGGGTCGCCCTTGAAGCCCGCGTGCACCGTGCCGCGCAGCCGCCCGAAGACGACCACGTCCCCGGCGGCCAGCACCTCGGCACCGGGGTTGACGTCCCCCAGCACCACCACGTCGCCGTCGTACACCAGGCGGTGACCGGATCGCAGGGTCCGGCGGACCACCACCCCGGGCCGGCTGCGGCCGGTCCCCCGGGACGAACCGGATACGGGCGGGTTCGTCCCGGATGCCGGCACCTCGCCCGCCGCCGCCCTGGGCGGCACCCCGCCCGCCGGCAGCTCGCCGGCCCAGCCGCCGGTCACCCCGCCCTCTTTCATCGTGGTCGCGCCCTGGCCCACCGGCCCAGGCGTGACGGGGGTACCGCTCGGCAGAACCGTGGCAGGGGCATCGCCCGGCATCGCGGTAGCCGGGGCGCCACGCGCGACGGCCGATGCCGGACCCGCGCCGTCACCGTCCACACCGGGACAACCACGCCAGGCCCCTGACCCGCCGGCATCCGGGTCCACCCCGGCCGGCCGCGTGTCCTGGGCCGGGGCCGAACCGGTCCCCGGCCCCCGCACCGCCGGCCGAACCCGGGCCCGGGGAGCCGCCTCGTCCACGTGTTCGGTCATGACGTGCAGCAGCCGTGCGCCGCCGTACCGGCTCACCAGGCCTTCCAGGGCCATCACCTGATCGGCCGTGAGTTGCAGGCGGCCCGCATCCAGCACCAGGGCGGGAGACTCCCGCAAGGCCGGGTCGGCGGCCAGCATCCGTTCCAGCGTGCGGCACAAGGTGGGGAAGTCCAGATCGCCGGTCAGGGAGACGACCACCTCGTCCCCCACCCGCGACACCTGCGGTGAAGCCCTCACCGCCGTCCCCCCTTCCAAACCGGCGCTGACCGGTCCTTCGCGCCAGGGGGGACAAGTCCTGCCGCGAATCGTGTCGCACGTTCCCGTCGCCCCCCTCGCAAAGTTCGGCAAGCCGGGGCCAGGGAACGACGCGCGACGCGCCACCATACGAGAGCGCCGGCGCCGTGACGACGCCGTTAGTCGGCGGGCACGGTGGTGACGCTCCGGGCCGCGTTCTGCCGGGCTTCCTGGGCGGCCTCCACCGGATTCTCGGTAAGGCCGTAGCGGCCGGCAAAGTAGGCGTCCAGTACAGCGCGGGCCACCGGCCCCGCCGCCAGCGCGCCGCCGCCGCCCGCGTGGATCACCACCGCCACGGCGATCTCCGGCTCCTCTCCCGGGCCGGCGGGGGCGAAGGCGATGAACCAGCCGTGGTTCTCGTACTCGGGCAGGTCCGAGCCGGCCTGGGCGGTCCCTGTCTTGCCCGCCGCCACGTAGGGCGCGTCGCGGAAGACCCCGTAGGCCGTCCCGTACCAGCCGCCGTTGTCCCGGGTGACGGTGACCATGGCCTGGCGCACCCGCTCCAGAAAGGCCGTCGGGATGTCCACGGTGTTGAGCGGGTCGGGCTTCGCCTCCCAGAGCACCCGGCCCGTCTGCGGGTCGCGGATCTCCTGGACCAGGTAGGGGCGGTAGCGGGTACCGCCGTTGGCCAGGGTGGCGGTGTAGACGGCCATCTGCAGGGGCGTGAAGGCGTTCAGCCCCTGGCCGATGGAGGTGTTGAGAGTGTCGCCGGCGTACCAGCGCGGATCCTTGGGGTTCACCTTGGCCTTGACCTCCGGCGAGGCCAGGGTGCCCGCCCTCTCTCCCGGCAAATCCCGCAAGCCCGTGGGCTGGCCCAGGCCGAACTGGGTCGCCACCTGGTCGATGGCCTCGATGCCCGTGTTGAGCCCGGCCTGATAAAAATACACGTTGCACGAGCGGCCGATCGCCCGGTTGAAATCCACGTAGCCGTGGGCCTGCCAGTCCTCCCAAACACCGCCGGCGAACGGAAAGCGGCCATTGCAGTATAACGAGCCCGGCAGCGCGCCGCGCAGCATGGCGGCGAGGGCCGTGACGGGCTTGAAGGTCGACCCCGGGGCCAGGGGGACCCGGATGGCCATGTTCATGGTCGCACCCAGGACCCGCCTGCCCCGGTACTTGGTCTCCTCGAAATAGCTCTGAACCCGCCGGTTGACCGCCGGATACCGCGGGTCGCTCTTCTCCATGAACGCCTGCCGGGCGAAGTCGTTGGGATCGAAGGTCGGGTAGGAGGCCATGGCCAGGATGGCGCCCGTGCGCACGTCGATGGCCACGGCAGCGCCGTTGCGGGCCGGGCAGGGGCAGGGGCGGGTCTTGAGCTGGCGCAGTTCCTGGATGCGCCGGGCCAGGGCCTCCTCCGCCGCCTTCTGGACCCGGGCGTCCAGGGTGAGGACCACCGTGTTGCCAGGCTGGGGCGGGACCGCGTACCGTTCCGCGTCGCCCCCCAGCAACAGGTAGCGGGACGCGTCGGCCAGGGGCCGGCCGCGGGCGTCCACCTCCACCAGCCGCTGGCCGTCGACCCCCGTCAGGCCGCGGACGGTGCGCCCGCCGGGCAGCTCCACCTGGCCGTTGTAGGTCAACTCGATGCCGGTCTCCCCCCGCAGCTGCCATGGCCGCTCGCCCTCGCGGACGTACCCCAGCACGTGGGCAGCCAGGGTGCCGCCCGGGTAGTAGCGCAAGGGCTGGGGTTCGACGATCACGCCAGGCAACCGGTCACGGTTCTCCGCCAGGGCGGTGATCTCCGCCGGCGTCAGCTCCGCCTTCAGCCGTACGGGAATCTCGGGGACGGGGCGCACCCGCAACTGGGCCTCCGCCGCTTCGATGGCCTCCACGGGAATGTTGAGGATGCGGCTGAGCAACTGCCGCGCCTCGGGATCCAGCCCGTCCCGGGTGTAGACCAGATAGGCGGAATAGGCGGGCAGCGTGGTCGCCAGCACCTGGCCGCGCCGGTCCACGATCTGCCCCCGGGGCGCGGGCACGTAGACCTTGCGCAGGCGCTGGCCGGCGGCGTACTCGCTGAGCTCGTCCCCCATGACCACCTGCAGGACGTAGAGGCGGCCCAGGAGGATCACCGTCCAGATCACCAGCAAGGCCATCAGCACGTTGCGCCGGCGCACGCGCTGCCGGCGGGCCCGTTCTTCCGGGTTCATGGCCAACCTCCCCGCCAGCCGCCCGGAACCTCCGCCTCCCGGACCTCCCGCTCCCGCCGCTCGATCGCCAGGACGAACCGGAAGAGCAGCGGCGCCGCCACCGCGGCCGCCACCAGTTCCGGGCCGAGGGCACGGGACCAGGCCATCAGGTCGGCCGCCGCCACCGGCAACCCGGTGACCGCCGTCACCAGCAGCCCGCGGAGCGTCTCCACCAGCCAGGTGGCCGCAACACCCAGAGCGGGGGACAGGCCCGGCACCTCCCGGTAGAGGCTCTCGCCCGCCTTCCCCGCGAGCCAGCCGGCCAGGGCGTGGAGCAGCGTCCACGACCCCACCAGGCGCCCGGTCCACAGGTCGAGCCAGAGGCCGGCCACGGCGCCCACGGCCACGCCTTGCCGGGGGCCGTAGACCAGGCCCACCCCCAGCGCCAGCATCAAGGGCAGGTGCAGGCGCGGCAAGCCCAGGGCGGGGCCCCAGGCGATCTCCAGCCACAGGGCCAACAGGGCTAGCAACGACCAGCGCAGCGGGTGCCTCACGGGGCGTCGCCTCCCGCGCCGGGTCGTCCGGAGGTGGCCGGGCGTCCTGTCGCCGCGGTGGAAAAGCCTGCGGCGACCCGCGCGGTGGCGGAACCGCCTGCCGCAGCCCCCTCGGCCGCCGGGCCGCCCTGCGGCACCGACGCCGTGCCCTCCCGGGCCGGCTCACCCTCCCGGGCCGGTTCGAGCAGCAGGACCGCCGCCAGCCGGTTGAGGGGCGCGCTGGGCTCGACGGTGACCTGGACGCCCAGGCCCGTGGGGTCGCGGCCCACCGCCGTCACGGTACCGATGGGCAACCCGGGCGGGAAGACGGGACCCAGCCCCGACGTCACCACGTCGTCCCCCACCCGGACGTCGGCATCGGGGGCAAACAAGGTCATGACCAGCTCGGGCACGTCGCCGCCGCGGCCGTAGACCACACCCGCTTCCCCGCTGCGTCCGATGAGCCCGCCGACCCCGCTCTCCGGGTCGGTGATGAGCAGGACCCGCGCGCTATGGGGCGTCACCGCCGTGACCCGGCCCACCACGCCGCCGGGCACCACGGCCACCATGTTGGGGCGGACGCCGTCGGCCGAACCCTGGTCCAGGGTGATCTCCTGGTACCAGCGGTCCGGGGTGCGGCCCACCACCCGGGCCGCCAGGGCCGCATCGGGCCGGGCCTGTTTCAGCCCCAGGAGTTCTTCCAGCAGGCGGTTCTCCCGCTCCAGCTGGCGCACCTGCGCCTCCACGCCCCGCAGCCGCTCCAGCTCCGCCCGGAGCTGCTCGTTCTCCGTCTCCAGCCGGCCCAGGGTCGCCACGGTGCGCCCGATCTCCCCGGCCCCCCGGGCCATGCGCGCGGCAACACCGCTAAGGGGCGCCAGCACTTCCTGCAGCGCCCCTTCCAGCAAGGCCGGCCGCGGCCGCAGGGTGCGGGTGGCCGCCAACACGCCGCCCGCCAGGGCCAGCACCAGGGCCAGGGCCAGCAGCCTGCGGAGCCACGGCACCATTGCGCTTCCCGCCCCTCTCTCCCGTTGCCGGACGAACCGGCGTCAGGCCAGGCGGCGCGAGGTGGCCAGGCTCCGCTGGACGTTGTCGATCACATCCAGGTACTTGCCTGCACCAAGAGCCACCGACAGCAGCGGGTCTTCGGCGATGTGCACGGGCATGCCCGTTTCCTCGGCCACCCGGCGGTCCAGGCCCCGCAGCAGGGAGCCGCCGCCGGTCATGACGATGCCGCGATCCATGATGTCCGAGGCCAGCTCGGGCGGCGTGCGCTCCAGCGTCACCTTGATGGCATCGACGATGGCCGCCACCGTCTCCGAGAGGGCTTCGCGGATCTCCGCCGCCGTCACCTCGATGGTCTTGGGCAGGCCGGTCACCAGGTCCCGGCCGCGGATCTCCACCGAGCCCTCCTCCTCCATGGGGTAGGC
Proteins encoded in this window:
- a CDS encoding site-2 protease family protein, which codes for MAVFVHPLLLVLVALAAALGLPGQLLLLLAVLATHELAHLVAARLCGLEIARIELLPYGAVVDIRGPGRREPLVEAVVALAGPLNNLLLLALSIALHQAGWLAGPWVAPFQAANLAMALFNLLPALPLDGGRILLAFLKRTRGPRPAVALLGRLGRTVAVGLAAATVLAFYWRVLAPHLLAAAITIWVGTAREEQWVGVTALRGLWTKRGRLRRAGILPVHRLIALETASLRQVAEALRPGSYHEIVVVDEQQRPLGELDEGLLLRGILHLGLDAPLRDLLEWRA
- a CDS encoding murein hydrolase activator EnvC family protein, translating into MPGAGQGSAWWIPVFLAVVLVAGRWLPGAAGDAWARAAEGLVTANWLDRPQVARWMEWIPGGGWLQVAVLGREQDGAGGAGAEGAGAPGASVPALAPVAPDPAGAGATGAGGSGPAGLPGEDPSSLPGSDPAGRDPPALQGAPGAAGAGGAATPGVPAAGGSRAGAGLPGGGASSPPAGSGGTPGGNGAASATGPAGTGPAGPGGAGPSDDTAGGGGGSGSGGGTATGEGDARSGAAGGGSGGAGPSGAGPWEPGWRWPVTGRVTEPFGWQLDDGDAPRFHEGIDIAARAGTAVRAAAGGVVTRVWYDRAGLGWMVEVDHGGGWATRYAAVDHVVVRDRDVVTAGQVLAAVAAEGEGAGPHLHFEMRRRGQAVDPELHLPPPEA
- a CDS encoding FtsW/RodA/SpoVE family cell cycle protein, translated to MGLLDRRLLKTLDIPLIALVMVLMAFGLVLISVAVRARGMIDLVEKQAIFAVVGLALMLAVTLWVDYRTLPRLQWYLYGGALAGLAAMLAVAPEINGCRCWIQTGPISIQPAEFVKPILILVLADWLARHEDRPWTWLDLVPVAAMVVPPALLVLKQPDLGTVLVFLGIAGGMLLMAGYPAGRLLALALGGLGAAVALVWAQLRFPDKISFLEPHQLMRLVVFINPYNDGQNGLGAGYHVLQARLAVGNGRLFGQGLTGTSQTATSFLPEPQTDFIFAVAAETLGFVGITVLVLLLLALLLRALHDATQAADTYGMLLGAGVVSMLATHFIINAGMTVGLMPITGLPLPFISYGGSNLMTNCLGLGLLMSAYARRHKILF
- the minE gene encoding cell division topological specificity factor MinE, encoding MIQLLARVLGRGGAGMGGGPGGAVRGSGSANGGTYSGAGAGWGAGRVASKDIARERLKLMLVHDRVDMEPELMEALKDDLIRAISRYLEVDRSAMEVSLHREAAAVALVATIPVRAVRRRPLVAGEEKA
- the minD gene encoding septum site-determining protein MinD, with the protein product MGTTLVVTSGKGGVGKTTTTANLGTALAMMGKRVVLVDADIGLRNLDVVMGLENRIVYDLVDVIEGYCRLRQALIKDKRFEGLFLLPAAQTKDKTAVRPEQFKALCQELAQEFDYVLVDSPAGIEQGFRNAVAGAQEALVVCTPDVSSVRDADRVIGLLDAEGLPAPRLIVNRLRPDMVQQGRQMGVDDVLDVLAVELIGVVPEDEQVVDSTNRGEPVVAHERSRAGRAYRDIVRRLLGEQVPFPDFKEDHGLLGRLRRLLGGA
- a CDS encoding septum site-determining protein MinC; the encoded protein is MRASPQVSRVGDEVVVSLTGDLDFPTLCRTLERMLAADPALRESPALVLDAGRLQLTADQVMALEGLVSRYGGARLLHVMTEHVDEAAPRARVRPAVRGPGTGSAPAQDTRPAGVDPDAGGSGAWRGCPGVDGDGAGPASAVARGAPATAMPGDAPATVLPSGTPVTPGPVGQGATTMKEGGVTGGWAGELPAGGVPPRAAAGEVPASGTNPPVSGSSRGTGRSRPGVVVRRTLRSGHRLVYDGDVVVLGDVNPGAEVLAAGDVVVFGRLRGTVHAGFKGDPGAVVASLVMEPVQLRIARWIGRAPDGEPPAVAAGREWAAAGRGPEIAFVRNGYVVIEPFDPARWFWQRQRDPRAAG
- a CDS encoding penicillin-binding transpeptidase domain-containing protein codes for the protein MNPEERARRQRVRRRNVLMALLVIWTVILLGRLYVLQVVMGDELSEYAAGQRLRKVYVPAPRGQIVDRRGQVLATTLPAYSAYLVYTRDGLDPEARQLLSRILNIPVEAIEAAEAQLRVRPVPEIPVRLKAELTPAEITALAENRDRLPGVIVEPQPLRYYPGGTLAAHVLGYVREGERPWQLRGETGIELTYNGQVELPGGRTVRGLTGVDGQRLVEVDARGRPLADASRYLLLGGDAERYAVPPQPGNTVVLTLDARVQKAAEEALARRIQELRQLKTRPCPCPARNGAAVAIDVRTGAILAMASYPTFDPNDFARQAFMEKSDPRYPAVNRRVQSYFEETKYRGRRVLGATMNMAIRVPLAPGSTFKPVTALAAMLRGALPGSLYCNGRFPFAGGVWEDWQAHGYVDFNRAIGRSCNVYFYQAGLNTGIEAIDQVATQFGLGQPTGLRDLPGERAGTLASPEVKAKVNPKDPRWYAGDTLNTSIGQGLNAFTPLQMAVYTATLANGGTRYRPYLVQEIRDPQTGRVLWEAKPDPLNTVDIPTAFLERVRQAMVTVTRDNGGWYGTAYGVFRDAPYVAAGKTGTAQAGSDLPEYENHGWFIAFAPAGPGEEPEIAVAVVIHAGGGGALAAGPVARAVLDAYFAGRYGLTENPVEAAQEARQNAARSVTTVPAD
- the mreD gene encoding rod shape-determining protein MreD, with the translated sequence MRHPLRWSLLALLALWLEIAWGPALGLPRLHLPLMLALGVGLVYGPRQGVAVGAVAGLWLDLWTGRLVGSWTLLHALAGWLAGKAGESLYREVPGLSPALGVAATWLVETLRGLLVTAVTGLPVAAADLMAWSRALGPELVAAAVAAPLLFRFVLAIERREREVREAEVPGGWRGGWP
- the mreC gene encoding rod shape-determining protein MreC; this translates as MVPWLRRLLALALVLALAGGVLAATRTLRPRPALLEGALQEVLAPLSGVAARMARGAGEIGRTVATLGRLETENEQLRAELERLRGVEAQVRQLERENRLLEELLGLKQARPDAALAARVVGRTPDRWYQEITLDQGSADGVRPNMVAVVPGGVVGRVTAVTPHSARVLLITDPESGVGGLIGRSGEAGVVYGRGGDVPELVMTLFAPDADVRVGDDVVTSGLGPVFPPGLPIGTVTAVGRDPTGLGVQVTVEPSAPLNRLAAVLLLEPAREGEPAREGTASVPQGGPAAEGAAAGGSATARVAAGFSTAATGRPATSGRPGAGGDAP